One genomic window of Candidatus Nitrospira inopinata includes the following:
- the dprA gene encoding DNA-processing protein DprA has protein sequence MDQASLAAWLTLQAVEGVGDRTLIKLIQSFGSPNAALTAAAERLIEAGFSAELAESVRRRPPPDVMREIERRLAIVERLNVQVCTFFDPTYPARLRAIPDPPPLLYVSGTWPMSADVAVAIVGGRRATPSGQVVTERIARELAERGITIVSGLARGIDAAAHRGALAGKGRTIAVLGCGIDRTYPSEHRALRRGIEEAGGAVMSELPIGASPLNHHFPRRNRIISGLSLGVLVSEAAKGSGSLITARLALEQGRDVFAVPGPVTTDACRGSNGLIKEGAKLVEDARDVLEEILPQLDARLRASLSLGDESASPREPLGREDAAVYEALSSDAQSVDALIERTGLRAATVVASLLALELSGRARQLPGQQYVKL, from the coding sequence ATGGATCAAGCGTCATTGGCCGCATGGTTGACCCTGCAAGCGGTCGAGGGGGTTGGGGATCGAACCCTGATCAAGCTGATTCAATCGTTCGGCTCGCCGAACGCGGCGTTGACGGCTGCTGCCGAGCGTTTGATCGAAGCCGGTTTCAGCGCCGAGTTGGCCGAGTCCGTTCGGCGAAGACCTCCGCCCGATGTGATGCGGGAAATCGAGCGTCGGCTGGCGATCGTCGAACGGTTGAACGTTCAGGTCTGCACGTTCTTCGATCCGACGTACCCCGCGAGGCTCAGGGCCATTCCCGATCCCCCGCCGTTGCTGTACGTGAGCGGGACGTGGCCGATGTCCGCGGACGTCGCGGTGGCGATCGTCGGAGGCCGGCGGGCGACGCCGTCGGGGCAGGTCGTCACGGAACGGATCGCCAGAGAACTGGCCGAGAGAGGAATCACGATCGTGAGCGGACTGGCGCGGGGCATCGACGCGGCGGCGCATCGGGGTGCGCTGGCCGGCAAGGGCCGCACGATCGCCGTTTTGGGGTGCGGCATCGATCGCACGTATCCGTCTGAACACCGGGCGTTGCGGCGCGGCATCGAAGAGGCCGGGGGGGCCGTGATGTCCGAATTGCCGATCGGGGCGTCTCCGCTTAATCATCACTTTCCGCGGCGAAATCGAATCATCAGCGGATTGTCGCTCGGCGTGCTGGTGAGCGAGGCCGCGAAGGGCAGCGGATCGCTGATCACGGCGAGGCTGGCCTTGGAGCAGGGGCGCGACGTCTTTGCCGTTCCCGGTCCGGTGACGACCGACGCGTGCCGGGGATCGAACGGTCTGATCAAAGAAGGCGCGAAATTGGTCGAGGACGCGCGAGATGTTCTTGAAGAGATTCTCCCTCAACTTGACGCGCGTTTGCGGGCTTCCCTCTCGCTTGGCGACGAGTCTGCGAGTCCGCGCGAACCGCTCGGACGGGAGGATGCCGCCGTCTACGAGGCTCTGTCCTCCGACGCCCAATCGGTCGATGCGCTCATCGAACGAACGGGACTCCGTGCCGCCACGGTCGTCGCCAGCCTGCTTGCGCTCGAATTGTCGGGACGCGCGCGCCAGTTGCCCGGTCAACAGTATGTCAAGTTGTGA
- a CDS encoding Rne/Rng family ribonuclease, whose translation MGTEIAINVTREETRVAVLDNGVVTDLFGDRAKHKDFVGNIYKGRVVKVLPGMQAAFVDIGLEKAAFMHVSDLSLDAEPADMVVEAEEDEKDAEVLRPKRQSAKPIEELLSEGQEVMVQISKGPIGTKGSRVTTYVSLPGRYLVFMPNVEHIGVSRRIAREEERSRLKDVMRRVRRPGCGYIVRTVSEGVKEDELRSDVEFLHVLWQDVLTKRERLDAPALLHSDLSLSFRVVRDLFGKKVDKLWIDSREEYDAIRNFVQRFSPEQTSRIHFYDKEEPLFDHLGVEQEITRAMSRKVWLKSGGYLVIDHTEAMTVIDVNTGRFVGKRDQEETILRNNLEAAKEVAYQLKLRGIGGIIIVDFIDMEREKNREKVYHALVDAMASDKARTRISRISDLGLIEISRERVREDLLRSLSEPCRYCDGRGYTKSPTTVVYEVFREIRRIEPSPDQRRIVIGAHPTVAELLQDEERAGVEALEQERGIKIVVVPDGQLHLEQYDLVVL comes from the coding sequence ATGGGAACTGAGATTGCCATTAACGTGACGCGGGAGGAAACCCGCGTGGCGGTTCTTGACAACGGCGTGGTCACCGATCTGTTCGGCGATCGCGCGAAGCATAAAGACTTTGTGGGAAACATTTATAAAGGGCGCGTGGTCAAAGTGTTGCCCGGTATGCAGGCGGCGTTCGTCGATATCGGTCTTGAGAAGGCCGCCTTCATGCACGTGTCCGACTTGTCGCTGGACGCGGAGCCTGCGGACATGGTGGTCGAAGCGGAGGAAGATGAGAAAGACGCCGAGGTGCTCAGGCCCAAGCGCCAGAGCGCGAAACCCATCGAAGAGTTGCTGAGCGAAGGCCAGGAGGTGATGGTTCAGATTTCCAAGGGGCCGATCGGCACCAAGGGATCGAGGGTGACGACGTACGTGTCGCTTCCGGGCCGCTACCTTGTGTTCATGCCGAATGTGGAGCACATCGGGGTGTCACGCCGCATCGCGCGGGAAGAGGAGCGGTCGAGATTGAAGGACGTCATGCGCCGAGTCCGCCGCCCCGGCTGCGGGTACATCGTGCGCACGGTCAGCGAAGGCGTCAAAGAAGATGAGCTGCGTTCGGACGTCGAGTTTCTTCATGTCCTTTGGCAGGACGTGTTGACCAAGCGGGAGCGGTTGGACGCGCCGGCCTTGCTGCACAGCGACTTAAGCCTCAGCTTTCGCGTCGTGAGGGATCTCTTCGGCAAGAAAGTGGACAAGCTCTGGATCGATTCCCGCGAGGAGTACGACGCCATCCGTAATTTCGTCCAACGGTTTTCCCCGGAACAAACCTCTCGGATTCACTTCTACGACAAGGAAGAGCCGCTGTTCGATCACTTGGGCGTCGAACAGGAAATCACCCGGGCGATGAGTCGAAAAGTTTGGCTGAAATCCGGCGGATACCTCGTGATCGATCACACGGAGGCGATGACGGTCATCGACGTCAACACGGGTCGGTTCGTCGGAAAACGGGACCAGGAAGAGACGATTCTCCGCAACAACCTGGAAGCCGCCAAGGAAGTGGCCTATCAGCTCAAACTGCGCGGGATCGGCGGCATCATCATCGTCGATTTCATCGACATGGAGCGTGAGAAGAATCGCGAGAAGGTCTATCACGCGCTGGTGGACGCCATGGCGTCCGACAAGGCGAGGACGAGAATCTCCCGCATCTCGGATCTCGGCCTGATTGAAATCTCGCGGGAACGCGTCCGCGAGGACTTGCTGCGGTCGCTTTCCGAGCCCTGCCGCTATTGCGACGGCCGCGGATATACGAAGTCTCCCACGACGGTGGTCTATGAAGTCTTCCGGGAGATCCGACGGATCGAACCGTCCCCCGATCAACGGCGCATCGTCATCGGAGCCCATCCCACGGTGGCCGAATTGCTGCAAGACGAGGAGCGCGCCGGAGTAGAGGCTCTGGAGCAGGAGCGGGGAATCAAAATCGTCGTTGTCCCGGACGGCCAGTTGCATCTGGAACAATACGATTTGGTCGTGCTGTAA
- a CDS encoding lipocalin family protein, with the protein MKRWLIVVLSGWLLGGCAGMESRGDLPTVTRVDLNRYAGTWYEIARLPMWFQRHCVDSKAVYTVRSDGRIGVHNECVTGDGGTAMADGVATVVDAKTNARLAVVFDNWFARLFGSSREGNYWILDLDPEYRTVLVGTPDRRYLWILARAPRLDRESYDTLVQRAKELGYPVERLIRDRRSGLS; encoded by the coding sequence GTGAAAAGATGGTTGATCGTCGTGTTGTCGGGCTGGTTGCTCGGCGGCTGCGCGGGGATGGAGTCGAGAGGGGATCTGCCAACGGTGACGCGGGTTGATCTCAATCGCTATGCCGGGACTTGGTATGAGATCGCGCGGTTGCCGATGTGGTTCCAGCGCCATTGCGTGGATTCAAAAGCGGTCTACACGGTCCGGTCGGATGGACGGATCGGCGTGCATAATGAATGTGTGACCGGTGACGGCGGTACGGCTATGGCCGATGGGGTCGCGACCGTGGTCGATGCGAAGACCAACGCGCGACTTGCGGTGGTATTCGACAATTGGTTCGCTCGTTTGTTCGGATCGTCCAGAGAGGGGAATTACTGGATTCTCGACCTCGATCCGGAGTACCGCACGGTCTTGGTGGGCACGCCGGATCGGCGATATCTCTGGATCCTTGCCCGTGCGCCTCGGCTTGACCGCGAGAGCTACGACACACTCGTGCAACGCGCCAAAGAATTGGGCTATCCGGTCGAGCGGCTGATCCGAGATCGACGCTCCGGGCTTTCGTAG
- a CDS encoding DUF1269 domain-containing protein: MSQLVCIAFKDSGTADQVLNELRAMESQYVLDLEDAVIVVRDKDGKVHLKQCVDVFGGATTHGVALGILWGGLMGLLFMNPLAGLLGSIAGGAGAGALTKAAEEFGILSDYGIPDAFIKALGSTIAPGTSAIFLLIHFDEDKLLSKISKYEGTVLKTSLSKEQEERLRAALSRHHDRQLGKG, translated from the coding sequence ATGAGTCAACTCGTGTGCATCGCATTCAAGGATTCCGGCACCGCCGACCAAGTGCTCAATGAACTACGGGCCATGGAATCACAATACGTCTTGGACCTGGAAGACGCGGTCATCGTCGTCCGGGACAAAGACGGGAAGGTCCACCTCAAGCAATGCGTCGATGTGTTCGGAGGCGCCACAACTCACGGGGTTGCACTGGGCATCTTATGGGGCGGGCTCATGGGGCTGCTCTTCATGAATCCCCTCGCCGGGCTGCTGGGCAGTATCGCGGGCGGAGCGGGAGCCGGAGCGCTGACCAAGGCGGCGGAGGAATTCGGGATTTTAAGCGATTATGGAATCCCCGATGCCTTCATCAAGGCTCTTGGAAGCACCATCGCGCCTGGCACCTCCGCAATTTTTCTTCTGATCCATTTTGACGAAGACAAGTTGCTGAGCAAAATCTCAAAATACGAGGGAACGGTCCTCAAAACCTCGCTCAGCAAAGAGCAGGAAGAACGATTACGGGCGGCCCTCTCTCGGCACCATGACAGGCAACTGGGGAAGGGGTAA
- a CDS encoding type IV pilus twitching motility protein PilT, protein MAKIDEYFHMMVDRGASDLHLVAGQAPILRISGDLERVTTQGPLDHEGLKQLLYEITPAPKKSQFEATGDVDFGYEIQGLARFRANLFNQKYGCAAVFRKIPNQVLTAEELGLPSILTKAAMLKKGLVLVTGPTGSGKSTTLAAMIDYANKHRKDHILTIEDPIEFVHRSQGCVVNHREVGVHTQSFASALRGALREDPDIILVGEMRDMETIRLAVEAAATGHLVFGTLHTENAAKTVDRVIEVFPHQEQAQIRNTLSTALRVVVAQNLFKRADQKGRCAALEILVCTSAVANLIRDAKTFQIASVMQTGKAMGMQTLDDAIQDLLNKKWISPEEAYEKAIDKNRFAKLLKTPPDSLQ, encoded by the coding sequence ATGGCTAAAATCGACGAGTACTTTCACATGATGGTTGATCGGGGCGCGTCCGATCTGCATCTGGTCGCCGGACAGGCGCCGATCTTGCGGATCAGCGGCGATTTGGAGCGGGTGACGACTCAGGGCCCGCTTGACCATGAGGGGTTAAAACAGTTGCTTTATGAGATCACCCCGGCTCCGAAGAAAAGTCAGTTCGAGGCGACCGGGGACGTCGATTTCGGCTACGAAATACAGGGTCTGGCCCGGTTCAGAGCCAATTTGTTCAACCAAAAGTACGGATGCGCCGCGGTCTTTCGAAAAATCCCCAACCAGGTGCTGACGGCGGAGGAACTGGGGCTGCCGTCCATCTTGACCAAGGCGGCGATGCTCAAAAAGGGCTTGGTGTTGGTGACGGGGCCGACCGGAAGCGGCAAGTCGACGACGCTCGCCGCGATGATCGACTACGCGAACAAGCATCGGAAAGATCATATTTTGACCATTGAGGACCCGATCGAGTTCGTGCACCGGAGTCAAGGGTGCGTCGTGAACCATCGGGAAGTCGGCGTTCACACGCAATCGTTCGCTTCCGCGTTGCGAGGCGCGTTGCGGGAGGATCCGGACATCATCCTCGTCGGCGAAATGCGCGACATGGAAACCATTCGTCTGGCCGTGGAGGCGGCGGCCACGGGGCATCTGGTGTTCGGGACGCTGCACACCGAAAATGCGGCGAAAACCGTCGATCGCGTCATCGAAGTGTTTCCCCATCAGGAACAAGCGCAGATCCGCAACACGTTGTCCACGGCGCTGCGGGTGGTCGTGGCCCAGAATCTCTTCAAGCGCGCTGACCAAAAGGGGCGTTGCGCGGCGCTTGAAATTCTGGTCTGCACTTCGGCCGTCGCGAACTTAATCCGAGACGCCAAGACCTTTCAGATCGCGTCCGTCATGCAAACGGGCAAGGCGATGGGCATGCAGACCTTGGACGATGCGATTCAGGACCTGCTCAATAAAAAGTGGATTTCGCCGGAGGAAGCCTACGAAAAAGCCATCGACAAGAACCGCTTCGCGAAACTGCTCAAAACCCCGCCGGACTCGTTGCAGTGA
- the ccmB gene encoding heme exporter protein CcmB, translated as MNQPGLWETLRGIIWRDLLLAIRRRSDVAISVLFLVIVASLFPLGVGPEPAVLRTIAAGVLWVAALLACLLSLGRVFTGDYLDGVLEQMLLIAQPLPVLVAGKVFAHWVVSGLPVVLLSPLLGLQFGLEGEALGMLVLSLLLGTPTLSMIGSIGAALVLGVRGSGLLVALLVLPLYVPVLIFGAGAVTSSMAGIGGEANLSLLGACLVLSSFFAPWATASALRIALE; from the coding sequence ATGAATCAGCCGGGTTTGTGGGAGACGTTGCGCGGGATTATCTGGCGGGATCTCCTGCTGGCGATCCGCCGTCGATCCGACGTGGCGATCTCGGTGTTGTTCTTGGTCATTGTGGCAAGTCTGTTTCCCTTGGGGGTGGGACCGGAGCCGGCGGTACTGAGGACCATTGCCGCCGGGGTGCTGTGGGTGGCGGCGCTTTTGGCCTGTCTCTTGTCGCTTGGACGGGTGTTTACGGGCGATTATCTTGACGGGGTGTTGGAGCAGATGCTGTTGATCGCTCAGCCCTTGCCCGTTCTGGTGGCGGGAAAGGTTTTTGCGCATTGGGTGGTGTCCGGGTTGCCCGTGGTGCTGCTGTCGCCGCTGCTCGGCCTCCAATTCGGCTTGGAAGGCGAGGCATTGGGCATGCTGGTCCTCTCGCTCTTGCTTGGGACGCCGACGTTGAGTATGATTGGAAGCATTGGTGCCGCGCTGGTGCTTGGAGTGCGCGGAAGCGGGCTGTTGGTCGCCCTCTTGGTGCTTCCCCTTTACGTTCCGGTGCTGATCTTCGGAGCCGGCGCCGTCACGAGCAGCATGGCCGGAATCGGCGGCGAGGCCAACCTCTCGTTGCTTGGAGCCTGTCTTGTTTTATCGTCGTTTTTTGCGCCCTGGGCCACGGCGTCGGCGCTGCGCATCGCGCTCGAATAG
- the topA gene encoding type I DNA topoisomerase: MAKSLVIVESPTKAKTVTKYLGRGYEVLASVGHVKDLPTSKLGVDLERDFAPQYVTIKGKSKVLAEIKKKAERADKIFLAPDPDREGEAIAWHIEQELLGKSKKSGRKIFRVRFNEITETAIKRAIQSPSEIDMRLVNAQQARRVLDRIVGYQGSQLLWNKVRRGLSMGRVQSVAMRLICEREAEREAFRAEEYWSITALLAGENPPPFEAKLHSVNGQEAVIENAEQAGRVVNAIQGKPFVVRSIERREKKRNPVAPFITSRLQQEAARKLHFSPKKTMMLAQQLYEGIEIGAEGPTGLITYMRTDSTRISDEAMAEARELIRSRFGPDYLPAAPNVYKTQKAAQEAHEAIRPTSAARDPESIRQYLDHDQYSLYKLIWNRFVASQMVPAVLDVTRIDTSPVGTADTYVFRSTGTVVKFPGHTIVYMEGIDKESPSQRPKGDQEAEDDGERQLPALSEGDQLRLVDQEGQTAPGLTSKQHFTQPPPRYNEALLIKELEEKGIGRPSTYAAIISTIQERKYVEKVEGRFRPTETGRTVNDFLVKGFPDIVDVGFTSQLEAELDEVEEGNKPWVDSVRDFYNPFAADLEKAKAIPGPKDTVEPPTDIPCDKCGRMMEIKWGRNGKFLACPGYKEDPPCKNTQNFERLPDGTIKVVPKQEITTDQVCEKCGSPMIVKSGRFGKFIACSAYPQCKTTKPLALGVKCPQPGCGGDLVQKRTRKGRSFFACSRYPHCEFAIWDRPVPKACPTCHAPFLVEKVSKQDGRSVQCRNEACGYREAG; the protein is encoded by the coding sequence ATGGCGAAGTCATTGGTCATCGTTGAGTCACCGACTAAAGCGAAAACGGTGACGAAGTATCTCGGTCGCGGGTATGAGGTGCTGGCGTCGGTCGGTCACGTCAAAGATTTGCCGACCAGCAAGTTGGGGGTGGATCTTGAGCGCGATTTCGCGCCGCAGTACGTGACGATCAAAGGCAAGTCGAAGGTGCTGGCCGAAATCAAAAAGAAGGCCGAACGAGCGGACAAAATCTTTCTGGCGCCGGACCCGGATCGGGAGGGCGAAGCCATCGCCTGGCACATCGAGCAGGAACTGCTGGGAAAGTCGAAGAAGAGCGGCCGCAAGATCTTTCGCGTTCGATTCAACGAAATCACCGAAACGGCGATCAAGCGCGCGATCCAGTCTCCGAGCGAAATCGACATGCGGCTCGTCAACGCGCAGCAAGCGCGCCGCGTGTTGGATCGCATCGTCGGCTATCAGGGCAGCCAGTTGCTCTGGAACAAAGTGAGGCGGGGACTCAGTATGGGGCGGGTGCAATCCGTCGCGATGCGGTTGATTTGCGAGCGCGAGGCGGAGCGCGAGGCGTTTCGGGCCGAAGAATATTGGTCGATTACCGCGCTGCTGGCCGGTGAGAACCCACCGCCGTTCGAGGCCAAGCTCCACAGCGTCAACGGCCAAGAGGCGGTGATCGAGAATGCCGAGCAGGCCGGTCGCGTGGTGAACGCGATTCAAGGGAAGCCGTTCGTCGTTCGGTCGATCGAGCGTCGGGAAAAAAAGCGGAATCCGGTCGCGCCGTTCATCACGAGTCGTTTGCAGCAGGAAGCCGCCCGCAAGCTGCATTTTTCTCCCAAGAAAACCATGATGCTGGCGCAACAGCTCTATGAGGGAATCGAGATCGGGGCCGAAGGACCGACCGGCCTGATTACCTACATGAGGACCGACTCGACGCGCATTTCCGACGAAGCCATGGCCGAAGCGCGCGAGCTGATTCGGTCTCGGTTCGGTCCGGACTACCTGCCGGCCGCGCCCAACGTCTATAAAACCCAGAAGGCCGCGCAAGAGGCTCATGAAGCGATCCGACCGACGTCGGCCGCGCGAGATCCGGAGTCGATCCGACAATACCTCGACCATGATCAGTACAGCCTGTACAAGCTGATTTGGAATCGCTTCGTCGCTTCTCAAATGGTGCCGGCGGTGTTGGACGTGACGCGAATCGACACGTCTCCGGTCGGCACTGCGGATACGTACGTCTTTCGTTCCACCGGAACGGTTGTGAAGTTTCCGGGCCACACCATCGTCTATATGGAGGGCATTGACAAGGAATCGCCTTCGCAGAGGCCGAAGGGCGATCAGGAGGCGGAAGACGACGGCGAGCGCCAGTTGCCGGCTCTCTCGGAGGGCGACCAGCTTCGGCTGGTTGACCAAGAAGGCCAAACCGCGCCGGGCTTGACGTCCAAACAGCACTTCACCCAACCCCCTCCGCGGTACAACGAAGCGCTGTTGATCAAGGAATTGGAAGAAAAGGGCATCGGGCGCCCGTCGACCTACGCCGCCATCATTTCCACGATTCAAGAGCGCAAGTACGTCGAAAAGGTCGAAGGTCGATTCAGGCCGACCGAGACCGGACGCACGGTGAACGATTTTCTGGTGAAAGGATTTCCGGACATCGTGGATGTCGGATTTACCTCCCAATTGGAAGCGGAGCTGGACGAAGTAGAGGAAGGCAATAAACCGTGGGTCGACTCGGTGCGCGATTTTTACAATCCCTTTGCGGCGGATCTGGAGAAGGCGAAGGCGATTCCGGGTCCGAAAGATACGGTCGAGCCGCCCACGGACATTCCCTGCGACAAATGCGGCAGGATGATGGAAATCAAATGGGGGCGGAATGGGAAATTTCTGGCCTGCCCCGGCTACAAAGAAGACCCGCCCTGCAAGAATACGCAAAACTTTGAACGCCTGCCGGACGGCACCATCAAGGTGGTGCCGAAGCAAGAAATCACGACGGACCAGGTGTGCGAGAAATGCGGAAGTCCGATGATCGTCAAGAGCGGGCGGTTCGGGAAATTCATCGCCTGCTCCGCCTATCCGCAGTGCAAAACGACCAAGCCGCTGGCGCTGGGCGTGAAATGTCCGCAACCGGGGTGCGGCGGCGACCTCGTGCAAAAACGAACCAGGAAGGGACGATCGTTCTTCGCTTGCAGCAGGTACCCCCATTGCGAATTCGCCATCTGGGATCGACCGGTGCCGAAGGCCTGTCCGACGTGCCACGCCCCGTTCCTCGTCGAAAAAGTCAGCAAGCAAGACGGGCGGAGCGTCCAATGCCGCAATGAAGCGTGCGGCTACCGTGAAGCCGGTTGA
- a CDS encoding YybH family protein: MPATTPQMLHSLFVTAFTNGDLDALVALYDPGAALATPEGETQTGAEQLRTSFHALIGMKGKMAIDTV, from the coding sequence ATGCCCGCGACCACGCCACAGATGCTCCATTCCCTCTTTGTCACTGCCTTCACCAACGGCGACCTCGATGCGCTTGTGGCTTTATATGATCCGGGCGCGGCTCTGGCTACACCAGAGGGGGAGACCCAGACGGGCGCAGAACAACTGCGGACTTCCTTTCATGCCCTTATCGGCATGAAAGGAAAGATGGCCATCGACACTGTGTAG
- the ccmA gene encoding cytochrome c biogenesis heme-transporting ATPase CcmA codes for MLQAVSLSCRRGDRRLFSGVNVTVQPGTVLAVVGENGSGKTSFLRMLCNLLAPEEGAVLWHGVDIRRLKEQYYAQLTYIGHLNGIKDDLTATENLLLTAALTGDRPSDASVRDALEAVGLKHRIHHLPTRVLSQGQKRRVALARLWLSTHPLWLLDEPFTSLDQAATALVTERLRSHLQSGGLAVVVTHHEVALPSEMVQRLRLDG; via the coding sequence ATGTTGCAAGCCGTTTCGTTGAGTTGCCGACGAGGAGATCGGCGGCTGTTTTCCGGCGTGAACGTGACGGTGCAGCCGGGCACCGTGTTGGCCGTGGTCGGAGAAAACGGAAGCGGAAAGACGAGTTTTCTTCGCATGCTGTGCAACCTGCTGGCTCCCGAAGAGGGAGCCGTTCTTTGGCACGGGGTCGATATTCGCCGGCTCAAAGAGCAGTATTACGCGCAATTGACCTATATCGGCCACCTCAATGGAATCAAAGATGACCTGACGGCGACGGAAAATCTCCTGCTCACCGCCGCCTTGACCGGCGATCGTCCGTCCGACGCCTCCGTGCGGGACGCACTGGAGGCCGTCGGTCTGAAACATCGGATTCATCATCTACCGACCAGAGTGTTGTCGCAAGGACAAAAGCGGCGCGTGGCTCTGGCCCGCCTCTGGCTCTCGACCCATCCCCTGTGGCTTTTGGATGAGCCGTTTACCTCGTTGGATCAGGCGGCGACGGCTCTGGTGACGGAGCGGCTGCGGTCGCACTTGCAGAGCGGAGGACTCGCGGTCGTCGTGACGCACCATGAGGTGGCCCTCCCGTCCGAGATGGTTCAGCGGTTGAGGCTGGACGGATGA
- the rodA gene encoding rod shape-determining protein RodA, which translates to MIDRVTEARGFDTFDLRYIGLIAAILGIGLLSIHSVTHDQEGGIAPYYLKQVAWIGVGTLAFIVMWVWDYHTIARLAYPAYAVVLFLLVFVLFEGRTSKGAQRWIALGPFSFQPSEFAKLVLILVLAQYYSKAPRVGWLQRVIVPGLLMLPGLLLILKQPDLGSGLSFVAVYAAMLLMVGVRSQTLGIAMLFSVMLFPFVWEGVWGALHDYQRQRIMAFVDPSYDPSGKGYHALQSRIAIGSGELMGKGLFGGTQSQLKFLPEGHTDFVFAVYAEEWGFVGVLVLLMLFVSLIWLSLDIASKAKDQLGALLAVGIVSMLCFCIVVNIGMTAGMFPIVGIPLPLVSYGGSATIMSMASLGLLLNVKRRRLSLFY; encoded by the coding sequence ATGATCGATCGCGTGACGGAAGCGCGAGGCTTTGACACCTTTGATCTCCGCTATATCGGGCTGATCGCGGCCATTTTGGGAATCGGCCTGCTTTCCATTCATAGCGTCACTCACGATCAAGAGGGCGGCATCGCGCCGTATTACTTGAAGCAGGTGGCATGGATCGGCGTCGGTACTCTGGCGTTCATCGTCATGTGGGTATGGGATTATCACACCATCGCCCGTTTGGCGTATCCCGCGTACGCCGTCGTCTTGTTTCTGCTCGTGTTTGTCCTTTTTGAGGGGCGGACGAGCAAGGGCGCGCAACGGTGGATCGCCCTTGGACCCTTCAGCTTTCAGCCGTCGGAGTTCGCCAAACTCGTCCTCATTCTGGTCTTGGCTCAGTATTATTCGAAAGCGCCCCGCGTCGGCTGGTTGCAGCGTGTGATTGTGCCCGGACTTCTGATGTTGCCGGGGCTGCTCTTGATTCTGAAGCAGCCGGACTTGGGAAGCGGGTTGAGTTTTGTCGCGGTCTACGCGGCGATGTTGCTGATGGTCGGCGTTCGATCCCAGACCCTTGGCATCGCGATGCTGTTCTCAGTGATGTTGTTTCCCTTCGTGTGGGAAGGCGTCTGGGGAGCGTTGCATGATTATCAGCGACAGCGCATCATGGCGTTCGTCGATCCGAGTTACGATCCGAGCGGCAAGGGGTATCATGCGTTGCAATCGAGAATTGCGATCGGATCCGGCGAGTTGATGGGAAAAGGGTTGTTCGGCGGCACGCAAAGCCAACTGAAATTTTTGCCGGAGGGGCACACGGACTTCGTGTTCGCGGTGTACGCGGAAGAGTGGGGGTTCGTCGGAGTGCTCGTTCTTCTGATGTTGTTTGTATCGTTGATTTGGCTTTCGCTGGATATCGCGTCCAAGGCAAAGGACCAGCTCGGCGCGTTGTTGGCGGTGGGAATCGTCTCGATGCTGTGCTTCTGCATCGTGGTCAACATCGGGATGACGGCGGGCATGTTTCCGATCGTGGGGATTCCCTTGCCGTTGGTGAGTTACGGCGGCAGCGCCACGATCATGTCCATGGCGTCGCTGGGGCTTTTGTTGAACGTGAAACGGAGGCGGTTGAGTCTGTTCTACTGA